The following coding sequences are from one Nilaparvata lugens isolate BPH chromosome 6, ASM1435652v1, whole genome shotgun sequence window:
- the LOC111048599 gene encoding dynein regulatory complex subunit 4: protein MGPKKKKEAVLIEGLDTTEMTFQKLQQYTHKLYERLQKEREERNYFQMERDKLRTFWELATHNLDEARAKLVNQDHDLELADDRRVRELRWVNQKVKFLEYEQNLKMNEMAVKEKNSVLQAEKDFAEQENELLHDKTELKYQLKEAQDFHQQEIKNLKLELAEKATDIRKDLETQVESMEFIYEKRIYDAKLFLDTKQKVEMAELDERKNQHIKDLMDDHDLAFNEMRNYYNNIMLNNFSLIMDLKEIIENMKAKEARKNKSVKELTRENASLKEALKKDREDSHLLRQQVDILKKNVASLNTTKKTLKEKEIELERMKWDYDILNMHFENYKEERQNSEQMKLKHSTKMQKREAEKLCKLKMRQSALENEVKRKSQLLDKLMNFMNTILSRNLIKESSLNDYHELMGEMKAALQKSNALEIPSHRSSKSDLKFS from the exons ATGGGTccgaagaaaaagaaagaagctGTTTTGATAGAAGGTCTGGACACCACAGAAATGACCTTTCAAAAGCTCCAACAATACACACACAAATTGTACGAACGGCTGCAGAAAGAGAGGGAAGAGCGGAACTACTTTCAAATGGAGAGAGACAAGCTGCGAACATTCTGGGAGTTGGCTACACATAATCTGGACGAGGCACGAGCAAAACTGGTGAATCAGGATCATGATCTCGAGTTGGCGGACGACAGGAGAGTGCGAGAATTGAGATGGGTCAACCAGAAAGTCAAGTTCCTCGAGTACGAACAGAATCTGAAAATGAACGAAATGGCAGTAAAAGAGAAAAACTCGGTACTCCAGGCGGAAAAAGATTTCGCGGAGcaagaaaatgaattattgcaCGATAAAACAGAGCTGAAATATCAGTTAAAAGAAGCGCAGGATTTCCATCAGCAGGAAATCAAAAACCTCAAACTTGAACTGGCTGAGAAAGCGACTGATATCCGCAAAGATCTCGAAACGCAGGTTGAATCGATGGAATTCATCTATGAGAAAAGGATTTATGATGCCAAACTATTCCTAGATACAAAGCAGAAAGTAGAAATGGCTGAACTGGACGAAAGAAAGAACCAACACATCAAAGATTTAATGGACGACCACGATCTCGCGTTCAATGAAATGCGTAACTACTACAATAACATAATGCTCAACAACTTCTCGCTCATCATGGACTTGAAAGAGATAATCGAGAACATGAAGGCTAAAGAAGCAAGAAAGAATAAGAGCGTCAAGGAATTGACCAGGGAGAATGCCAGTCTGAAAGAGGCGCTGAAGAAAGATAGGGAAGATTCTCATCTTCTACGACAACAG GTTGATATTCTCAAGAAGAATGTAGCCAGTCTCAATACAACaaagaaaacattgaaagaaaaagagattGAGCTTGAACGCATGAAGTGGGATTATGATATTCTGAACATGCATTTTGAGAACTATAAGGAAGAGAGACAAAATTCGGAACAAATGAAGCTGAAACATTCAACCAAAATGCAAAAAAGAGAAGCGGAAAAGCTGTGCAAGCTGAAAATGAGACAGAGTGCTCTAGAAAACGAAGTAAAGCGGAAAAGTCAACTTTTAGAcaagttgatgaattttatGAACACTATTTTGAGTAGAAACTTGATCAAGGAATCGTCTCTTAATGACTATCACGAGTTGATGGGTGAAATGAAAGCCGCTTTGCAGAAATCCAATGCGTTGGAGATTCCCTCTCATAGATCAAGTAAATCtgatttgaaattcagttga